Genomic segment of Actinomycetota bacterium:
ACAAGTCCCGGTGCGGCGATCTGCCGGTGGGAAGCCTGAGCGGGAACTGATCCGATACGCCGGGGGCGGACCGGACGGTCCGGTCCGTCCCCCACACCTATGGAGATGTGACGGTGGGTGAGGTCATTCTCGAGACGCGCGGACTTCGCAAGGAGTTCGACGCGCTCGTCGCGGTCGACGACGTGGACATTCGCATCGAAGCGGGTGCCTTCCACTCGATCATCGGTCCGAACGGGGCGGGCAAGACCACCCTGTTCAACCTGATCAGCGGCACGATGCAACCCACCCGCGGCCAGGTGCTGTACAAAGGCAGGGACATCACCCGTCTGCACGCCCACCGGGCCATCCACCTGGGGATCGGCCGCTCGTTCCAGATCACCAACCTGTTCCCCAACCTCACCGTCCTGGAGAACGTGCGCCTCGCCGCCCAGGCGATGGGCCACGACAACTTTCGAATCCTGCGCTCCCACCGCAAGTTCACCTCCTATCTGGATCGTGCCGCCGAGGTGCTCGACCTGGTGGAGCTCGCCGACCGGGCGGCGTTCCCCGCACGCGCCCTGCCCCACGGCGACCAGCGGAAGCTCGAACTCGGCATGATC
This window contains:
- a CDS encoding ABC transporter ATP-binding protein, giving the protein MGEVILETRGLRKEFDALVAVDDVDIRIEAGAFHSIIGPNGAGKTTLFNLISGTMQPTRGQVLYKGRDITRLHAHRAIHLGIGRSFQITNLFPNLTVLENVRLAAQAMGHDNFRILRSHRKFTSYLDRAAEVLDLVELADRAAFPARALPHGDQRKLELGMILAPNPEVLMLDEPTAGMAAEQVPGLMRLIASIQEAGDKTVVLVEHNMNVVMSASDRITVMHHGSVLTEGSPEEVAADENVQTAYLGSLFGGGMPEGTTP